From a region of the Pseudoxanthomonas sp. X-1 genome:
- a CDS encoding MFS transporter — MQSSSATGVAEPSLADATYRKIKWRILPLIMLCYTVALIDRNVIGFARLDFMHQLGFNEVMYGIGTGMFFIGYFVFEVPSNLWLQKIGVRLTFLRIMILWGLACAAFAMMTSPTEFYLYRFLLGAAEAGFFPGVLLYITFWIPKARRASVTALFMAALPIAGMLGGPLAGTIMRLFDGALGLHGWQWLFIVEGLPACVLGVVVYYFLDNKPADAKWLTAPEKALVQADVDRDSAASPGQHHSLWQAFGDRRVYILSFVALAVFSGAAANAYWIPTIIKNSGIKDVLHVGLLSSIPFLAGLVTQFLVARHSDKVGERRWHVALCLGTAAAAWLVLGTTHLTTAPAIALLTVCTAATLGATGPFWTLPGSTFSGPKAAGSIALVTTLAGLGNVFVPMIVGVLIDKTGTLAASQLAYGTLLLAGAITIVAATRAPARP; from the coding sequence GTGCAATCCTCTTCCGCAACCGGCGTGGCCGAGCCCTCGCTGGCCGACGCCACCTACCGCAAGATCAAGTGGCGCATCCTGCCGTTGATCATGCTGTGCTACACCGTGGCGCTGATCGACCGCAACGTGATCGGCTTCGCCCGCCTGGACTTCATGCACCAGCTGGGTTTCAACGAGGTCATGTACGGCATCGGCACCGGCATGTTCTTCATCGGCTACTTCGTGTTCGAGGTGCCCAGCAACCTGTGGCTGCAGAAGATCGGCGTGCGCCTGACCTTCCTGCGCATCATGATCCTGTGGGGGCTGGCCTGCGCGGCGTTCGCGATGATGACCTCGCCGACCGAGTTCTACCTCTATCGCTTCCTGCTGGGCGCGGCCGAGGCGGGCTTCTTCCCGGGCGTGCTGCTGTACATCACCTTCTGGATCCCCAAGGCGCGCCGCGCCAGCGTCACCGCACTGTTCATGGCCGCGCTGCCCATCGCCGGCATGCTCGGCGGACCGCTGGCGGGCACGATCATGCGCCTGTTCGACGGCGCGCTTGGTCTGCACGGCTGGCAGTGGTTGTTCATCGTCGAAGGCCTGCCGGCCTGCGTGCTGGGCGTGGTCGTCTACTACTTCCTGGACAACAAGCCGGCCGACGCCAAGTGGCTGACGGCCCCGGAGAAGGCGCTGGTCCAGGCCGACGTGGACCGCGACAGCGCCGCCTCGCCGGGCCAGCACCACTCGCTGTGGCAGGCCTTCGGCGACAGGCGCGTCTACATCCTGTCCTTCGTCGCGCTGGCGGTCTTCAGCGGTGCGGCGGCCAATGCGTACTGGATCCCGACCATCATCAAGAACTCGGGCATCAAGGACGTGCTGCACGTCGGCCTGCTGTCCTCGATCCCGTTCCTGGCCGGCCTGGTCACCCAGTTCCTGGTGGCGCGCCACTCGGACAAGGTCGGCGAGCGCCGCTGGCACGTGGCCCTGTGCCTGGGCACGGCCGCCGCCGCCTGGCTGGTGCTGGGCACGACCCACCTGACCACCGCCCCGGCGATCGCGCTGCTGACCGTGTGCACCGCGGCCACCCTGGGCGCGACCGGGCCGTTCTGGACCCTGCCAGGCAGCACCTTCTCCGGTCCCAAGGCGGCGGGCAGCATCGCGCTGGTCACCACGCTGGCCGGCCTGGGCAACGTGTTCGTGCCGATGATCGTCGGCGTACTGATCGACAAGACCGGCACCCTGGCCGCCTCGCAGCTGGCCTACGGCACGCTGCTGCTGGCCGGCGCGATCACCATCGTCGCCGCCACCCGCGCGCCGGCCCGGCCCTGA
- the pcaF gene encoding 3-oxoadipyl-CoA thiolase — protein MQDVFLCDAVRTPIGRYGGGLAPVRADDLAALPLRALMQRNPGVDWSALDEVFMGCANQAGEDNRNVARMALLLAGLPKEAPGVTLNRLCASGMEAVGAAYRAIALGEMELAIAAGVESMSRAPFVMGKAGSAFGRDQRLEDTTMGWRFVNPQLRALYGVDTMPQTGDNVAADDGVSREDQDALALRSQQRAARAQAAGYFAAEIVQVRIPGRKGETVVDTDEHPRPQTDAATLAALKPVNPGGTVTAGNASGINDGAAAMIVASAAAVQRHGLTPRARVLGMASGGVAPRVMGVGPVPAVRKLLARLQRPLQAFDVIELNEAFAAQALAVTRALGLADDDARVNPNGGAIALGHPLGMSGTRLVQTAVHQLHVGGGRLGLATMCVGVGQGLAIAVEKV, from the coding sequence ATGCAGGACGTTTTCCTCTGCGATGCCGTGCGCACGCCGATCGGCCGCTACGGCGGTGGCCTGGCGCCGGTGCGCGCCGACGATCTGGCCGCGCTTCCGCTGCGCGCGCTGATGCAGCGCAATCCCGGCGTGGACTGGTCGGCGCTGGACGAGGTCTTCATGGGCTGCGCCAACCAGGCGGGTGAGGACAACCGCAACGTCGCGCGCATGGCGCTGCTGCTGGCCGGACTGCCGAAGGAGGCGCCCGGTGTCACGCTCAACCGGCTGTGCGCGTCCGGCATGGAGGCGGTCGGCGCGGCGTATCGCGCCATCGCGCTGGGCGAAATGGAACTGGCGATCGCCGCGGGCGTGGAGTCGATGTCGCGCGCGCCGTTCGTGATGGGCAAGGCGGGCAGCGCCTTCGGCCGCGATCAGAGGCTGGAGGACACCACCATGGGCTGGCGCTTCGTCAACCCGCAGCTCAGAGCGCTGTACGGCGTGGACACCATGCCGCAGACCGGCGACAACGTGGCGGCCGACGACGGCGTGTCGCGCGAGGACCAGGATGCGCTGGCCCTGCGCAGCCAGCAGCGCGCCGCCCGCGCCCAGGCCGCGGGCTACTTCGCCGCGGAGATCGTGCAGGTGCGCATCCCGGGGCGCAAAGGCGAGACCGTGGTCGACACCGACGAACATCCGCGCCCGCAGACCGATGCGGCGACCCTGGCCGCGCTCAAGCCGGTGAACCCGGGCGGCACGGTGACGGCCGGCAACGCCTCGGGCATCAACGATGGCGCCGCGGCGATGATCGTGGCCTCGGCCGCCGCCGTGCAGCGCCACGGCCTGACGCCGCGCGCACGCGTGCTGGGGATGGCCAGCGGCGGCGTCGCGCCGCGCGTGATGGGCGTCGGCCCGGTGCCGGCGGTGCGCAAGCTGCTGGCGCGATTGCAGCGCCCGCTGCAGGCCTTCGACGTGATCGAACTCAACGAAGCCTTCGCCGCCCAGGCGCTGGCGGTGACCCGCGCGCTCGGCCTGGCCGACGACGATGCCCGCGTGAACCCGAACGGCGGCGCCATCGCGCTGGGCCATCCGCTCGGCATGAGCGGCACCCGCCTGGTGCAGACGGCGGTGCACCAGCTGCACGTCGGCGGCGGCAGGCTGGGCCTGGCCACGATGTGCGTCGGCGTCGGGCAAGGGCTGGCGATCGCGGTGGAAAAGGTCTGA
- the ubiA gene encoding 4-hydroxybenzoate octaprenyltransferase, with the protein MAYERFDAPPVRPPGRLAEYWKLVRGDRPIGVLLLLWPTWWALWLAAGGLPPWWTLLVFTAGVWLTRSAGCVINDYADRWLDPQVERTRERPLAAGRVSGREALWVFAVLMLVAFGLVLTMNRLTIGLSVVAAFLAASYPYLKRYTHLPQVYLGLAFGFGIPMAFAAVQGTVPALGWLLYVANILWATAYDTWYAMVDREDDLRAGSKSTAILFGDLDLVIQGLLYALVFVALALVGRQAALGWPYWLGLGVAVALVAYEFWLCRHRERGPCFRAFLHNNWVGAAVFAGIAVSLTLKA; encoded by the coding sequence ATGGCTTACGAACGATTCGATGCGCCGCCGGTGCGGCCGCCCGGGCGGCTGGCGGAGTACTGGAAGCTGGTCCGCGGCGACCGGCCGATCGGGGTGCTGCTGCTGCTGTGGCCGACCTGGTGGGCGCTGTGGCTGGCGGCCGGTGGCCTGCCGCCGTGGTGGACGCTGCTGGTGTTCACCGCGGGGGTGTGGCTAACGCGCTCGGCCGGCTGCGTGATCAACGACTACGCAGACCGCTGGCTGGATCCGCAGGTCGAGCGCACCCGGGAGCGGCCGCTGGCCGCCGGGCGGGTCAGCGGCCGCGAGGCGCTGTGGGTGTTCGCGGTGTTGATGCTGGTGGCCTTCGGCCTGGTGCTGACCATGAACCGGCTGACCATCGGCCTGAGCGTGGTGGCCGCCTTCCTGGCCGCCAGCTATCCGTATCTGAAGCGGTACACGCACCTGCCGCAGGTGTACCTGGGGCTGGCGTTCGGCTTCGGCATCCCGATGGCCTTCGCCGCGGTGCAGGGCACGGTGCCGGCGCTGGGCTGGCTGCTGTACGTGGCCAACATCCTGTGGGCCACCGCCTACGACACCTGGTATGCCATGGTCGACCGCGAGGACGACCTGCGCGCCGGATCGAAATCCACCGCCATCCTGTTCGGCGATCTGGACCTGGTGATCCAGGGGCTGCTCTACGCGCTGGTGTTCGTGGCGCTGGCGCTGGTCGGGCGCCAGGCCGCGCTGGGCTGGCCGTACTGGCTGGGCCTGGGCGTGGCGGTGGCGCTGGTGGCCTACGAGTTCTGGCTGTGCCGGCACCGCGAGCGCGGGCCCTGCTTCCGCGCCTTCCTGCACAACAACTGGGTCGGCGCGGCGGTGTTCGCCGGGATCGCGGTGTCGCTGACGCTCAAGGCCTGA
- a CDS encoding TIGR00366 family protein, with protein sequence MARAALRSAAWAEKWFPDAYVFAVLGVILVAIAAMLAGATPKATAEAFGGGFWSLIPFTMQMAFVVIGGYAVATAPIVARFIDQLARVPRSGRGAIVYVGLVSMLASLLSWGFSLVFGGLLVRALARRGELKMDYRAAGAAAYLGLGAVWAMGLSSSAAQLQANPASMPPGLLEITGVLPFTETIFLWQSIVLTAVLIGVSLLICWVTAPQGRAARTAADFPEAAQSEPDKVLPPRTRPGEWLEYSPLLTVLLSLLAFGWLAGEFASKPVVTAIASLNTYNFLFLSLGLLLHWRPRSFLNAVAKAVPSTTGVLIQFPLYGGIAMILTGAKGADGDTLAHHLSQLFVHVATQDTFPAVMGVYSAILGFFVPSGGGKWLIEAPYVMQAANELHAHLGWAVQVYNAAEALPNLINPFWMLPLLGVLGLKARDIVGFTFIQLLVHIPLVIGLLWLLGLTLPYVPPVMPAG encoded by the coding sequence ATGGCCCGCGCGGCACTGCGCAGCGCTGCCTGGGCCGAGAAGTGGTTCCCCGATGCCTACGTGTTCGCGGTGCTGGGCGTGATCCTGGTGGCCATCGCCGCGATGCTCGCCGGCGCCACGCCCAAGGCCACGGCCGAGGCCTTCGGCGGCGGCTTCTGGAGCCTGATCCCCTTCACCATGCAGATGGCCTTCGTGGTCATCGGTGGCTACGCGGTGGCGACCGCGCCGATCGTGGCGCGCTTCATCGACCAGCTGGCCCGGGTGCCGCGCAGCGGGCGCGGGGCGATCGTGTACGTGGGCCTGGTGAGCATGCTGGCCTCGCTGCTGAGCTGGGGCTTCTCGCTGGTGTTCGGCGGCCTGCTGGTGCGCGCGCTGGCCAGGCGCGGCGAGCTGAAGATGGACTACCGTGCCGCCGGTGCCGCGGCCTACCTCGGGCTAGGCGCGGTGTGGGCGATGGGCCTGAGCTCCTCGGCCGCGCAGCTGCAGGCCAACCCGGCCTCGATGCCGCCGGGCCTGCTGGAGATCACCGGCGTGCTGCCCTTCACCGAGACGATCTTCCTGTGGCAGTCGATCGTGCTGACCGCGGTGCTGATCGGGGTCTCGCTGCTGATCTGCTGGGTCACCGCACCGCAGGGCCGGGCCGCGCGTACCGCGGCCGACTTCCCCGAGGCGGCGCAGAGCGAGCCGGACAAGGTGCTGCCGCCGCGCACGCGTCCGGGCGAATGGCTCGAATACAGCCCGCTGCTGACCGTGCTGCTGTCGCTGCTGGCCTTCGGCTGGCTGGCCGGCGAGTTCGCCTCTAAGCCGGTGGTCACCGCGATCGCCAGCCTGAACACCTACAACTTCCTGTTCCTCTCGCTGGGCCTGCTGCTGCACTGGCGTCCGCGCAGCTTCCTCAACGCAGTGGCCAAGGCCGTGCCCAGCACCACCGGCGTGCTGATCCAGTTCCCGCTGTACGGCGGCATCGCGATGATCCTCACCGGGGCCAAGGGCGCCGATGGCGACACCCTGGCGCACCACCTCTCGCAGCTGTTCGTGCACGTGGCCACGCAGGACACCTTCCCGGCGGTGATGGGCGTGTACTCGGCCATCCTGGGCTTCTTCGTGCCTTCGGGCGGCGGCAAGTGGCTGATCGAAGCGCCCTACGTCATGCAGGCGGCCAACGAACTGCACGCCCACCTGGGCTGGGCGGTGCAGGTCTACAACGCCGCCGAGGCCCTGCCCAACCTGATCAACCCGTTCTGGATGCTGCCGCTGCTGGGCGTGCTGGGGCTGAAGGCGCGCGACATCGTCGGCTTCACCTTCATCCAGCTGCTGGTGCACATCCCGCTGGTGATCGGCCTGCTGTGGCTGCTCGGGCTGACCCTGCCCTACGTCCCGCCGGTGATGCCGGCGGGTTGA
- a CDS encoding DUF308 domain-containing protein, with the protein MSFAAVPVSRSWWVFLLFGLVAVLFGVSTLIWPGGTVLALVLVFGAFSLADGLVSLISAFSREHALPRWLLALYALISIAFGVLAIAQPAQMAAALLWLLAVWLVIAGVARIVFAVQVRKHIRGEWLLVLSGVLSILLGVLFFFYPAAGLLTMALWFGIGAIVYGVLQLVVAFRLRGHRLAA; encoded by the coding sequence ATGTCCTTCGCCGCCGTTCCGGTTTCGCGCAGTTGGTGGGTGTTCCTGCTGTTCGGCCTGGTGGCCGTGCTGTTCGGCGTGTCCACCCTGATCTGGCCGGGCGGCACCGTGCTGGCGCTGGTGCTGGTCTTCGGCGCCTTCTCGCTGGCCGATGGCCTCGTCAGCCTGATCAGTGCTTTTAGTCGCGAACACGCGCTGCCGCGCTGGCTGCTGGCGCTCTATGCGCTGATCTCGATCGCCTTCGGCGTGCTGGCCATCGCCCAGCCGGCGCAGATGGCCGCCGCGCTGCTGTGGCTGCTGGCGGTGTGGCTGGTGATCGCCGGCGTGGCGCGCATCGTGTTCGCCGTGCAGGTGCGCAAGCACATCCGCGGCGAGTGGCTGCTGGTGCTCAGCGGCGTGCTGTCGATCCTGCTCGGCGTGCTGTTCTTCTTCTACCCGGCGGCCGGGCTGCTGACGATGGCGCTGTGGTTCGGCATCGGCGCGATCGTCTACGGCGTGCTGCAGCTGGTGGTCGCCTTCCGCCTGCGCGGGCATCGCCTGGCGGCCTGA
- a CDS encoding ComF family protein: MEASPTHWLQRLGRALLAPRCLVCGARGDGDLDLCADCAGALPWNTTACPRCALPLLHAQTCGHCLRHPPPMTRTVAALVYGPPLDRLVPRLKFHGDLAAGRLLAALMAQTMSAAPRPQALVPVPLHDRRLRSRGYDQALELARALGRRLDLPVLDSALLRSRDTAPQSEQDAPARRRNLRGAFAVRPGAALPAHVALVDDVMTTGATLHAATRALLRAGVGRVDGWVCARVE; encoded by the coding sequence ATGGAGGCATCGCCCACACACTGGCTGCAACGGCTGGGCCGCGCGCTGCTGGCGCCGCGCTGCCTGGTCTGCGGCGCGCGCGGCGATGGCGACCTGGACCTGTGCGCGGACTGCGCCGGCGCCCTGCCCTGGAACACGACCGCCTGCCCGCGCTGCGCGCTGCCGCTGCTGCACGCGCAGACCTGCGGCCACTGCCTGCGGCACCCGCCGCCGATGACGCGCACCGTCGCCGCGCTGGTCTACGGCCCGCCGCTGGACCGGCTGGTGCCGCGCCTGAAGTTCCACGGCGACCTGGCGGCCGGCAGGCTGCTGGCCGCCTTGATGGCCCAGACCATGTCCGCCGCGCCACGGCCACAGGCGCTGGTGCCGGTGCCGCTGCATGACCGACGCCTGCGCAGCCGCGGCTACGATCAGGCGCTGGAGCTGGCGCGTGCCCTCGGCCGCCGGCTCGATCTGCCGGTCCTGGACAGCGCGTTGCTGCGCAGCCGAGACACCGCGCCGCAGTCCGAGCAGGACGCCCCGGCCCGGCGACGCAATCTGCGCGGCGCCTTCGCGGTACGGCCAGGCGCCGCCCTGCCCGCGCACGTGGCGCTGGTCGACGACGTGATGACCACCGGCGCCACCCTGCACGCGGCGACGCGCGCCCTGCTGCGCGCCGGTGTGGGCCGCGTGGATGGCTGGGTCTGTGCGCGGGTGGAATGA
- a CDS encoding 8-amino-7-oxononanoate synthase — MARSDLHDRIAALRKLRVAQDRVRVRRTVGRRDGVRVEVDGRWLVECCGNDYLGLSQQFQVTNALAEAAAREGAGAGAPPLASGHHAAHEALERDIADWLEAPAALLFGNGFLANLAVQQALLGEEGDVCVQDRLNHASLMDASRMAGCRLRRYPHGDAEGAIRQLRNVPDGAALLATDGVFGMDGDVAPLRALALVARVQKALFYVADAHGVGVRGPGGRGSVAEARLSVDDVPLQLVSLGKALGGYGALVVGEAALIQHLAETARAYSHTTALPSALARASSEAIRHARRDDWRRERLAGLVERFRTRAATAGLDLLPSDSPIQPVLCGADAQAVAWSAALEAAGYWVKPIRPPTVPEGTARLRVTLTALHTPEDVDGLVEALARTREPQLQAAGVA, encoded by the coding sequence ATGGCCCGTTCCGACCTGCACGACCGCATCGCCGCCCTGCGCAAGCTGCGCGTGGCCCAGGACCGCGTGCGGGTGCGCCGCACCGTCGGCCGCCGCGACGGCGTGCGGGTCGAAGTCGACGGCCGCTGGCTGGTCGAGTGCTGCGGCAACGACTATCTGGGCCTGTCCCAGCAGTTCCAGGTGACCAACGCGCTGGCCGAAGCCGCCGCCCGCGAAGGCGCCGGGGCCGGCGCCCCGCCATTGGCCAGCGGCCATCACGCCGCGCACGAGGCGCTGGAACGCGACATCGCCGACTGGCTGGAGGCGCCGGCGGCGCTGCTGTTCGGCAACGGCTTCCTGGCCAACCTGGCCGTGCAGCAGGCGCTGCTGGGCGAGGAGGGCGATGTCTGCGTGCAGGACCGGCTCAACCACGCCAGCCTGATGGATGCCTCGCGCATGGCCGGCTGCCGGCTGCGGCGCTATCCGCATGGCGATGCGGAAGGCGCGATCCGTCAGCTGCGCAACGTGCCCGATGGCGCGGCGCTGCTGGCGACCGATGGCGTGTTCGGCATGGACGGCGACGTGGCCCCGCTGCGGGCACTGGCCCTGGTGGCGCGGGTGCAGAAGGCGCTGTTCTACGTCGCCGACGCGCACGGCGTGGGTGTGCGCGGCCCGGGCGGCCGCGGCAGCGTGGCCGAGGCGCGCCTGAGCGTGGATGACGTCCCGCTGCAGCTGGTCAGCCTGGGCAAGGCACTGGGCGGTTACGGCGCGCTGGTGGTGGGCGAGGCCGCGCTGATCCAGCACCTGGCCGAGACCGCCCGGGCCTACAGCCACACCACCGCGCTGCCGTCGGCGCTGGCCCGCGCCAGCAGCGAGGCGATCCGCCACGCGCGCCGCGACGACTGGCGGCGCGAGCGGCTGGCCGGCCTGGTCGAGCGCTTCCGCACCCGTGCCGCGACGGCCGGACTGGATCTGCTGCCTTCGGATTCGCCGATCCAGCCGGTGCTGTGCGGCGCCGATGCGCAGGCGGTGGCCTGGTCGGCGGCGCTGGAGGCGGCCGGCTACTGGGTCAAGCCGATCCGTCCGCCGACCGTGCCCGAAGGCACCGCGCGCCTGCGCGTCACGCTCACCGCGCTGCATACGCCCGAGGACGTCGATGGCCTGGTCGAAGCGCTGGCGCGCACGCGCGAGCCGCAGCTGCAGGCCGCTGGCGTGGCGTGA
- the bioH gene encoding pimeloyl-ACP methyl ester esterase BioH, which produces MHIETHGRGAPLVLVHGWALHGGVFAPLVERLADRFELHVVDLPGHGRSRDSTVPLTLAATVAAICAATPPAAWLGWSLGGLFALKAAASSGQVRALAMVSSVPRFTAAPDWPHAVPPAVFAQFGRDLAQDYRGTLERFIALDTLGSAQGHATLRALRAMLFARGEPAPAALQAGLALLERSDLRHLLPGLGMPSLWIVGARDRLVQPRGMAAAAGLAPQAGFVEIAGGGHAPFLAHLDAVETALVPFLDGAVRAR; this is translated from the coding sequence CTGCACATCGAAACCCACGGCCGCGGCGCGCCCCTGGTGCTGGTGCACGGCTGGGCGCTGCACGGCGGCGTGTTCGCGCCGCTGGTCGAACGCCTGGCCGACCGTTTCGAACTGCACGTGGTCGATCTGCCCGGTCACGGCCGGAGCCGCGACAGCACGGTGCCGCTGACCCTGGCGGCCACGGTCGCGGCGATCTGTGCGGCGACGCCGCCGGCGGCCTGGCTGGGCTGGTCGCTGGGCGGGCTGTTCGCGCTCAAGGCCGCCGCCAGTTCTGGCCAGGTGCGCGCGCTGGCGATGGTCTCCTCGGTGCCGCGCTTCACCGCCGCGCCCGACTGGCCGCATGCGGTGCCGCCGGCGGTGTTCGCCCAGTTCGGCCGCGACCTGGCGCAGGACTATCGCGGCACGCTGGAGCGCTTCATCGCGCTGGACACGCTGGGCAGCGCACAGGGCCACGCCACGCTGCGGGCCCTGCGCGCCATGCTCTTTGCCCGTGGCGAGCCGGCCCCGGCCGCGCTGCAGGCCGGCCTGGCGCTGCTCGAGCGCAGCGACCTGCGCCACCTGCTGCCGGGCCTGGGCATGCCGTCGCTATGGATCGTCGGTGCCCGCGACCGGCTGGTGCAGCCGCGCGGCATGGCCGCGGCCGCCGGGTTGGCACCGCAGGCCGGCTTCGTGGAGATCGCCGGCGGCGGCCATGCGCCGTTCCTGGCGCATCTGGACGCGGTAGAGACCGCGCTGGTGCCGTTCCTGGACGGCGCCGTGCGCGCGCGCTGA
- the bioC gene encoding malonyl-ACP O-methyltransferase BioC, producing MPLFDVRHQRRALARAAGTYADAAVLHREVEQRLFESLDYLDQRVPQVVLDLGSGPGSAAARLRKRWPKAQVVALDFSLPMLREAKKQAGWWKPFARVCADARALPLAEGSVDVLFANLCLQWVDDLPAAFAGFRRVLKPGGLLLCSTFGPQTLIELREAFAGDPAPHVSPFPQIAQFGDALMMAGFRDPVLDRDLFTLTYPDLPALMRELRALGATNALAQRRATLTGKARLAAAARAYEAMRTPQGVLPSSWEVIYAHAWAPQAGAPIRESGRDVAAVPVSRIPIRRRGE from the coding sequence ATGCCCCTGTTCGATGTCCGCCATCAGCGCCGCGCCCTGGCGCGCGCCGCCGGCACCTATGCCGATGCCGCCGTGCTCCACCGCGAGGTCGAGCAACGCCTGTTCGAATCGCTGGACTACCTGGACCAGCGCGTGCCGCAGGTCGTGCTGGACCTGGGCAGCGGCCCGGGCAGCGCGGCGGCCCGACTGCGCAAGCGCTGGCCCAAGGCGCAGGTGGTGGCGCTGGATTTCTCGCTGCCGATGCTGCGCGAGGCGAAGAAGCAGGCCGGCTGGTGGAAGCCGTTCGCGCGCGTGTGCGCCGACGCGCGCGCGCTGCCGCTGGCCGAGGGCAGCGTCGATGTGCTGTTCGCCAACCTGTGCCTGCAGTGGGTCGACGACCTGCCGGCCGCGTTCGCCGGTTTTCGCCGCGTGCTCAAGCCCGGCGGGCTGCTGCTGTGCTCCACCTTCGGTCCGCAGACGCTGATCGAACTGCGCGAGGCCTTCGCCGGCGATCCGGCGCCGCACGTGAGCCCGTTCCCGCAGATCGCCCAGTTCGGCGATGCGCTGATGATGGCCGGCTTCCGCGATCCGGTGCTGGACCGCGACCTGTTCACCCTGACCTATCCCGATCTGCCGGCGCTGATGCGCGAGCTGCGCGCGCTGGGCGCGACCAACGCGCTGGCGCAGCGTCGCGCGACGCTGACCGGCAAGGCACGGCTGGCGGCTGCCGCGCGCGCCTACGAGGCGATGCGCACGCCGCAGGGTGTGCTGCCCAGCAGCTGGGAAGTCATCTACGCCCACGCCTGGGCGCCGCAGGCCGGCGCACCGATCCGCGAAAGCGGCCGCGACGTGGCGGCCGTGCCGGTCTCGCGCATCCCGATCCGCCGCCGCGGCGAATGA
- a CDS encoding EthD family reductase: protein MIKVSVMYPYVAGARFDHAYYANTHMPLLKARMGDDCLFYTVDKGLSGGLPGSDPAFVAMCHIYSESVDRFTAGFGPHAQEILGDIPNYTDLEPVMQISEVVIGQP from the coding sequence ATGATCAAGGTCAGCGTGATGTATCCCTACGTGGCCGGCGCACGGTTCGATCACGCCTACTACGCCAACACCCACATGCCGCTGCTCAAGGCGCGCATGGGCGATGACTGCCTGTTCTACACCGTCGACAAGGGCCTGTCGGGCGGGCTGCCCGGCAGCGATCCGGCCTTCGTGGCCATGTGCCACATCTACAGCGAGTCGGTGGACCGCTTCACCGCGGGCTTCGGGCCGCATGCGCAGGAGATCCTGGGCGATATCCCCAACTACACCGATCTGGAGCCGGTCATGCAGATCAGCGAGGTCGTGATCGGCCAGCCCTGA
- a CDS encoding ketosteroid isomerase-related protein: MKIDGTRRQDRATELVLAYYAAFNRNDRAAMLALLTDEVAHDLNQGAREVGREAFAAFLQRMDASYSEQLRDIVVMVSPDGRRAAAEYVVHGTYHHSDAGLPAASGQTYVLPGGAFFEIEDERIARVSNYYNLQDWIAQVGG; the protein is encoded by the coding sequence ATGAAGATCGACGGTACCCGGCGCCAGGACCGCGCCACCGAACTGGTGCTGGCCTACTACGCGGCCTTCAACCGCAACGATCGCGCGGCGATGCTGGCCCTGCTCACCGACGAGGTGGCCCACGACCTCAACCAGGGCGCGCGCGAGGTCGGGCGCGAGGCGTTCGCCGCCTTCCTGCAGCGCATGGACGCCAGCTACAGCGAGCAGCTGCGCGACATCGTGGTGATGGTCTCGCCCGACGGCAGGCGTGCGGCGGCCGAGTACGTCGTGCATGGCACCTACCACCACAGCGATGCGGGGCTGCCGGCGGCCTCCGGCCAGACCTACGTGCTGCCGGGCGGGGCGTTCTTCGAGATCGAGGACGAGCGCATCGCGCGCGTCAGCAACTACTACAACCTGCAGGACTGGATCGCCCAGGTCGGCGGCTGA